In one window of Candidatus Sulfuricurvum sp. RIFRC-1 DNA:
- a CDS encoding cation:proton antiporter — MKKTLLIYVALILFFGIAIAGILHYGTLLESHLFSGIIAPAASIPSTISDTFLKQLHHPLPLLLIQFIVIMIVTRLFGYLVSFVAQPTVVGEIVAGIILGPSLMGALFPDMFIALFPKESLGNLHLISQLGLIFFMFVVGMELDFDKIKKQSSASVFISHVSIIFPFFLGVALAYWLYPIFAPKNISFIPFALFIGIAMSITAFPVLARIIKEKNIGDTRYGSMAITCAAADDITAWYILALIIAISVSGSLSSSFVLLFLIALYVVIMFYVIRPLFAKIGHSQSERLSMNGMSFIIVLLLLSSLATEAIGVHALFGAFMAGAMMPSSALSRLKELIAPRLEYVSLLVLLPLFFALTGLRSEIGLLNSVDAWLICGGIIVLAVFGKLFGSALASKYMGFSWRDSFALGILMNTRGLMELVVLNIGYEMGILSTELFTMFVVMALVTTIMTGPFLNLITRGFKENKVVETMQKSLIDLLSHELRTPLTLIRGAASNLSNPQFTLADKDKEEMVQTIVEGSRRMEKVIDNLLVNARFREGKTPLNKTMLRIDDVVSSALAIAENDWGRQAKLSFSPDIPPLNADIALLQLAIGNLLDNAFKYGDDVSIEITSAFNETTLLISNNGDLPSAETIASLAASPIRLDNAIGKPGSGIGLRISQTIIEAHGGILSIYLENDRFCVHVTLRSEG; from the coding sequence ATGAAAAAGACACTTTTAATCTATGTGGCATTGATCCTTTTCTTCGGGATCGCCATTGCGGGAATCCTCCATTACGGAACGCTTTTAGAGAGCCATCTATTCTCTGGAATTATAGCCCCTGCGGCATCGATACCCTCCACGATCAGCGATACATTTCTAAAACAGCTCCACCATCCCCTCCCACTGTTACTGATCCAGTTTATCGTTATTATGATTGTTACACGGCTCTTTGGCTATTTGGTCTCCTTTGTCGCTCAACCTACCGTCGTGGGTGAGATTGTTGCGGGAATTATCCTTGGCCCCTCACTCATGGGCGCACTGTTTCCGGATATGTTTATCGCTTTGTTTCCAAAAGAATCACTCGGCAATCTCCATCTCATCAGTCAGCTCGGGTTGATCTTTTTTATGTTTGTCGTGGGAATGGAACTCGATTTTGATAAAATCAAAAAACAATCGAGTGCTTCGGTATTTATCAGTCATGTGAGCATCATTTTCCCTTTTTTCTTGGGGGTGGCATTAGCCTATTGGCTCTATCCGATCTTCGCTCCCAAAAATATCTCCTTTATCCCTTTTGCCCTTTTTATCGGTATCGCGATGAGTATCACCGCATTTCCCGTACTGGCTCGGATTATCAAAGAGAAAAATATCGGTGACACCCGCTATGGCTCCATGGCAATCACCTGCGCCGCCGCCGATGACATTACGGCGTGGTATATTTTAGCCCTCATCATTGCCATTTCTGTTTCAGGATCACTCAGTTCCTCTTTCGTGTTATTGTTCCTTATCGCCTTGTATGTCGTTATCATGTTTTACGTCATACGCCCCCTTTTCGCTAAAATTGGGCACTCTCAGAGTGAACGGCTCAGTATGAACGGGATGTCGTTTATCATCGTCTTACTCCTCCTCTCTTCTCTTGCGACCGAAGCGATCGGGGTACATGCTCTGTTCGGTGCATTTATGGCAGGGGCGATGATGCCCTCATCGGCACTATCGAGACTCAAAGAGCTTATCGCTCCCCGATTGGAATACGTCAGTCTTTTGGTATTATTACCCCTCTTTTTCGCCCTAACGGGATTACGCAGTGAAATCGGTTTGCTCAACAGTGTAGACGCATGGCTGATCTGCGGCGGAATCATCGTCCTTGCAGTATTCGGTAAACTCTTCGGTAGCGCCCTTGCCTCCAAATACATGGGATTCAGCTGGCGAGACTCGTTTGCTCTGGGAATACTTATGAACACCCGTGGACTCATGGAATTGGTCGTTCTTAATATCGGGTATGAAATGGGGATACTCTCCACAGAATTGTTCACGATGTTTGTCGTCATGGCACTGGTAACAACCATTATGACCGGACCGTTTCTGAATCTCATTACCCGTGGATTCAAAGAGAATAAAGTCGTTGAAACGATGCAAAAGAGTTTGATCGATCTCCTCTCTCACGAACTGCGAACCCCGCTCACCCTGATACGGGGAGCTGCCAGCAATCTCTCCAATCCACAATTCACCCTAGCCGACAAGGATAAAGAGGAGATGGTACAAACCATCGTCGAGGGGTCACGACGCATGGAAAAAGTGATCGATAACCTACTGGTGAACGCGCGGTTTCGAGAGGGAAAAACACCGTTGAATAAAACGATGCTTCGGATAGATGATGTGGTCTCTTCTGCACTAGCCATAGCTGAAAATGACTGGGGCCGACAGGCAAAACTCTCATTTTCACCCGATATTCCACCCCTTAATGCTGATATTGCCTTACTCCAGCTCGCCATAGGGAATCTGCTCGATAATGCGTTTAAATACGGGGATGACGTCAGTATTGAGATCACCTCAGCATTTAATGAGACCACTTTACTTATCTCTAACAACGGCGATCTCCCCTCAGCCGAGACGATAGCGTCCCTTGCTGCTTCCCCTATTCGGCTCGATAATGCGATAGGAAAACCGGGTTCAGGGATCGGATTGCGGATTTCGCAAACGATCATAGAAGCGCACGGCGGAATCTTATCGATTTATTTAGAAAACGACCGATTTTGCGTTCATGTAACGCTTCGGAGTGAGGGATGA
- a CDS encoding response regulator transcription factor — protein MKEAILIIDDDSAIRKLLEVALSAAGYHPIAIASGKEGLNRAAIEAPALVLLDLGLPDMDGKEFLIRFREWSQSPVIVLSARSGEAEKIAALEGGCDDYLTKPFGTGELLARIKAALRRSGSNSGDSYSSLISGNLSLDIASHTVMLENEELKLTPKEFDLLKILMQNSGKVLTHAWLLKEIWGIGYQNETHYLRVFINQLRQKIETDSSRPKRIVTETGIGYRFVG, from the coding sequence CGAAGTAGCACTGAGTGCGGCTGGGTATCATCCAATAGCGATTGCGTCGGGGAAAGAGGGGTTGAACCGTGCCGCGATCGAAGCCCCAGCACTGGTATTGCTCGATTTAGGATTGCCCGATATGGACGGTAAAGAGTTCCTGATACGCTTTCGCGAATGGAGTCAATCCCCCGTCATCGTCCTCTCTGCCCGCTCCGGTGAGGCTGAAAAAATAGCGGCATTGGAGGGTGGATGTGATGACTATCTCACCAAACCCTTTGGCACGGGAGAGCTTCTCGCACGTATCAAAGCGGCACTTCGTCGTAGTGGCAGTAATAGTGGAGATTCTTATTCCAGTTTGATAAGCGGCAATCTCTCGCTGGACATCGCTTCTCATACGGTGATGTTGGAGAATGAAGAGTTAAAACTCACCCCAAAAGAGTTTGATCTCCTCAAAATCCTGATGCAAAACAGTGGAAAAGTCCTCACTCATGCATGGCTTCTCAAAGAGATATGGGGAATCGGGTATCAAAATGAAACCCACTATCTGCGAGTTTTTATCAATCAACTCCGACAAAAGATCGAAACCGATTCCAGCCGTCCAAAACGGATTGTTACCGAAACAGGAATTGGGTATCGGTTTGTTGGGTAA